The following proteins are encoded in a genomic region of Cryptomeria japonica chromosome 11, Sugi_1.0, whole genome shotgun sequence:
- the LOC131049492 gene encoding double-stranded RNA-binding protein 5 isoform X1, producing the protein MQGSLHLRSGAQKCHFIAMYKNQLQELAQRSCFNLPSYSCIREGPDHAPRFKATVNFNGEVFESPNYCSTLRQAEHAAAEVALSTLSKRGPSQSLAARILDETGVYKNLLQEIAQRAGAPLPVYTTVRSGLGHLPVFTCTVELAGINFTGEPAKNKKQAEKNAAMAAWSSLRQLPHQSGFSSVEGDGNEEQEQITIARALSSHRHKELTFSRQSKQQHSGARRRMLAQRESGSHSFEQQSFGGGGSQWVSPDMSLDGCSRFSSNQNQHHQQNLHLTASPSSGSKILPFIRSIFPQRNRSGSLHDSSSASSMSREAIAANRAAAAAASGSNSRNEPLVLALTRESVAANRTSSNIRTVHRPTSQQASLPLEEHERDEDEWLRGDFPRESKAAILGISNLAEWASAFASTNSLPWANSAQSWNFNRQQQQQQHQQLMQQSISQPVSSFGGLGCRATPSSMAAPPVRIRTAIPVCADPPQRRSCSEFVGNDANLVPPTMLSAPAVRIRSAIPVFSAPPPRRPLPQTPNRISVEEEDSTLQLLNRLRF; encoded by the exons ATGCAAGGGAGCCTTCATCTGAGGTCTGGTGCCCAAAAGTGTCATTTTATTG CAATGTATAAGAATCAGCTTCAAGAGCTTGCTCAAAGGAGCTGCTTCAATCTGCCATCATATTCTTGTATCAGAGAGGGGCCTGACCATGCACCCAGATTCAAAGCCACTGTTAACTTCAATGGAGAGGTCTTTGAGAGCCCTAATTATTGCAGCACTTTAAGGCAGGCTGAGCATGCCGCTGCAGAGGTGGCCCTCAGTACTCTCTCCAAAAGAGGACCTTCTCAGTCTTTGGCTGCAAGAATACTG GATGAGACTGGAGTTTACAAGAATTTGCTACAAGAGATAGCCCAGAGAGCAGGAGCACCTCTGCCAGTGTATACCACAGTGCGTTCTGGATTAGGCCATCTTCCTGTTTTCACGTGTACAGTCGAGTTAGCAGGTATAAATTTCACAGGTGAACCTGCTAAGAACAAAAAGCAAGCTGAGAAAAATGCTGCAATGGCTGCCTGGTCAAGCCTAAGACAGT TGCCACATCAAAGTGGATTTTCCTCAGTTGAAGGAGACGGTAACGAGGAGCAGGAGCAAATCACTATTGCCAGAGCCCTTTCAAGCCACAGACACAAGGAGTTGACCTTTTCTAGGCAGTCGAAACAGCAGCACTCAGGAGCCAGGAGAAGGATGTTGGCTCAAAGAGAGAGTGGGAGTCATTCTTTCGAACAACAATCTTTTGGAGGAGGAGGATCTCAATGGGTTTCTCCAGATATGTCCTTAGATGGCTGTTCCAGGTTCAGTTCAAATCAGAACCAGCACCATCAGCAGAACCTCCATCTTACCGCATCTCCATCATCTGGATCTAAGATTTTGCCATTTATTAGATCAATCTTTCCGCAGAGGAATAGATCTGGGTCTCTTCATGATTCATCATCAGCATCCTCTATGTCAAGGGAAGCTATTGCAGCAAATAGAGCTGCTGCTGCTGCTGCATCTGGCAGTAACTCTCGAAATGAGCCATTGGTACTGGCTTTAACAAGAGAATCGGTTGCAGCTAACAGGACCAGTTCCAACATCAGAACTGTTCATAGACCCACATCACAGCAGGCTTCACTGCCACTCGAAGAACATGAAAGGGATGAAGACGAATGGCTTAGAGGAGATTTTCCAAGGGAGAGCAAAGCAGCTATATTGGGCATTTCCAATTTAGCAGAATGGGCTTCTGCATTTGCTTCTACCAATTCACTGCCCTGGGCTAATTCTGCACAATCGTGGAATTTTAATAGGCAGCAGCAGCAACAACAACACCAGCAACTAATGCAACAAAGCATTTCCCAACCTGTTTCCTCATTTGGAGGATTAGGTTGTCGAGCAACTCCTTCATCCATGGCGGCACCACCCGTGAGAATAAGGACTGCAATACCAGTATGTGCAGACCCTCCCCAACGAAGGTCTTGTTCAGAGTTTGTAGGCAATGATGCCAATTTGGTGCCTCCAACAATGCTTTCTGCCCCGGCAGTCCGAATTCGATCTGCAATACCAGTTTTCTCTGCTCCACCTCCTAGGAGGCCTTTACCACAAACACCAAATAGAATTtctgtggaggaagaagactccacACTGCAATTGCTCAATCGTCTTCGATTTTGA
- the LOC131049492 gene encoding double-stranded RNA-binding protein 5 isoform X2: protein MYKNQLQELAQRSCFNLPSYSCIREGPDHAPRFKATVNFNGEVFESPNYCSTLRQAEHAAAEVALSTLSKRGPSQSLAARILDETGVYKNLLQEIAQRAGAPLPVYTTVRSGLGHLPVFTCTVELAGINFTGEPAKNKKQAEKNAAMAAWSSLRQLPHQSGFSSVEGDGNEEQEQITIARALSSHRHKELTFSRQSKQQHSGARRRMLAQRESGSHSFEQQSFGGGGSQWVSPDMSLDGCSRFSSNQNQHHQQNLHLTASPSSGSKILPFIRSIFPQRNRSGSLHDSSSASSMSREAIAANRAAAAAASGSNSRNEPLVLALTRESVAANRTSSNIRTVHRPTSQQASLPLEEHERDEDEWLRGDFPRESKAAILGISNLAEWASAFASTNSLPWANSAQSWNFNRQQQQQQHQQLMQQSISQPVSSFGGLGCRATPSSMAAPPVRIRTAIPVCADPPQRRSCSEFVGNDANLVPPTMLSAPAVRIRSAIPVFSAPPPRRPLPQTPNRISVEEEDSTLQLLNRLRF, encoded by the exons ATGTATAAGAATCAGCTTCAAGAGCTTGCTCAAAGGAGCTGCTTCAATCTGCCATCATATTCTTGTATCAGAGAGGGGCCTGACCATGCACCCAGATTCAAAGCCACTGTTAACTTCAATGGAGAGGTCTTTGAGAGCCCTAATTATTGCAGCACTTTAAGGCAGGCTGAGCATGCCGCTGCAGAGGTGGCCCTCAGTACTCTCTCCAAAAGAGGACCTTCTCAGTCTTTGGCTGCAAGAATACTG GATGAGACTGGAGTTTACAAGAATTTGCTACAAGAGATAGCCCAGAGAGCAGGAGCACCTCTGCCAGTGTATACCACAGTGCGTTCTGGATTAGGCCATCTTCCTGTTTTCACGTGTACAGTCGAGTTAGCAGGTATAAATTTCACAGGTGAACCTGCTAAGAACAAAAAGCAAGCTGAGAAAAATGCTGCAATGGCTGCCTGGTCAAGCCTAAGACAGT TGCCACATCAAAGTGGATTTTCCTCAGTTGAAGGAGACGGTAACGAGGAGCAGGAGCAAATCACTATTGCCAGAGCCCTTTCAAGCCACAGACACAAGGAGTTGACCTTTTCTAGGCAGTCGAAACAGCAGCACTCAGGAGCCAGGAGAAGGATGTTGGCTCAAAGAGAGAGTGGGAGTCATTCTTTCGAACAACAATCTTTTGGAGGAGGAGGATCTCAATGGGTTTCTCCAGATATGTCCTTAGATGGCTGTTCCAGGTTCAGTTCAAATCAGAACCAGCACCATCAGCAGAACCTCCATCTTACCGCATCTCCATCATCTGGATCTAAGATTTTGCCATTTATTAGATCAATCTTTCCGCAGAGGAATAGATCTGGGTCTCTTCATGATTCATCATCAGCATCCTCTATGTCAAGGGAAGCTATTGCAGCAAATAGAGCTGCTGCTGCTGCTGCATCTGGCAGTAACTCTCGAAATGAGCCATTGGTACTGGCTTTAACAAGAGAATCGGTTGCAGCTAACAGGACCAGTTCCAACATCAGAACTGTTCATAGACCCACATCACAGCAGGCTTCACTGCCACTCGAAGAACATGAAAGGGATGAAGACGAATGGCTTAGAGGAGATTTTCCAAGGGAGAGCAAAGCAGCTATATTGGGCATTTCCAATTTAGCAGAATGGGCTTCTGCATTTGCTTCTACCAATTCACTGCCCTGGGCTAATTCTGCACAATCGTGGAATTTTAATAGGCAGCAGCAGCAACAACAACACCAGCAACTAATGCAACAAAGCATTTCCCAACCTGTTTCCTCATTTGGAGGATTAGGTTGTCGAGCAACTCCTTCATCCATGGCGGCACCACCCGTGAGAATAAGGACTGCAATACCAGTATGTGCAGACCCTCCCCAACGAAGGTCTTGTTCAGAGTTTGTAGGCAATGATGCCAATTTGGTGCCTCCAACAATGCTTTCTGCCCCGGCAGTCCGAATTCGATCTGCAATACCAGTTTTCTCTGCTCCACCTCCTAGGAGGCCTTTACCACAAACACCAAATAGAATTtctgtggaggaagaagactccacACTGCAATTGCTCAATCGTCTTCGATTTTGA
- the LOC131049492 gene encoding double-stranded RNA-binding protein 5 isoform X3 translates to MQGSLHLRSGAQKCHFIAMYKNQLQELAQRSCFNLPSYSCIREGPDHAPRFKATVNFNGEVFESPNYCSTLRQAEHAAAEVALSTLSKRGPSQSLAARILDETGVYKNLLQEIAQRAGAPLPVYTTVRSGLGHLPVFTCTVELAVPHQSGFSSVEGDGNEEQEQITIARALSSHRHKELTFSRQSKQQHSGARRRMLAQRESGSHSFEQQSFGGGGSQWVSPDMSLDGCSRFSSNQNQHHQQNLHLTASPSSGSKILPFIRSIFPQRNRSGSLHDSSSASSMSREAIAANRAAAAAASGSNSRNEPLVLALTRESVAANRTSSNIRTVHRPTSQQASLPLEEHERDEDEWLRGDFPRESKAAILGISNLAEWASAFASTNSLPWANSAQSWNFNRQQQQQQHQQLMQQSISQPVSSFGGLGCRATPSSMAAPPVRIRTAIPVCADPPQRRSCSEFVGNDANLVPPTMLSAPAVRIRSAIPVFSAPPPRRPLPQTPNRISVEEEDSTLQLLNRLRF, encoded by the exons ATGCAAGGGAGCCTTCATCTGAGGTCTGGTGCCCAAAAGTGTCATTTTATTG CAATGTATAAGAATCAGCTTCAAGAGCTTGCTCAAAGGAGCTGCTTCAATCTGCCATCATATTCTTGTATCAGAGAGGGGCCTGACCATGCACCCAGATTCAAAGCCACTGTTAACTTCAATGGAGAGGTCTTTGAGAGCCCTAATTATTGCAGCACTTTAAGGCAGGCTGAGCATGCCGCTGCAGAGGTGGCCCTCAGTACTCTCTCCAAAAGAGGACCTTCTCAGTCTTTGGCTGCAAGAATACTG GATGAGACTGGAGTTTACAAGAATTTGCTACAAGAGATAGCCCAGAGAGCAGGAGCACCTCTGCCAGTGTATACCACAGTGCGTTCTGGATTAGGCCATCTTCCTGTTTTCACGTGTACAGTCGAGTTAGCAG TGCCACATCAAAGTGGATTTTCCTCAGTTGAAGGAGACGGTAACGAGGAGCAGGAGCAAATCACTATTGCCAGAGCCCTTTCAAGCCACAGACACAAGGAGTTGACCTTTTCTAGGCAGTCGAAACAGCAGCACTCAGGAGCCAGGAGAAGGATGTTGGCTCAAAGAGAGAGTGGGAGTCATTCTTTCGAACAACAATCTTTTGGAGGAGGAGGATCTCAATGGGTTTCTCCAGATATGTCCTTAGATGGCTGTTCCAGGTTCAGTTCAAATCAGAACCAGCACCATCAGCAGAACCTCCATCTTACCGCATCTCCATCATCTGGATCTAAGATTTTGCCATTTATTAGATCAATCTTTCCGCAGAGGAATAGATCTGGGTCTCTTCATGATTCATCATCAGCATCCTCTATGTCAAGGGAAGCTATTGCAGCAAATAGAGCTGCTGCTGCTGCTGCATCTGGCAGTAACTCTCGAAATGAGCCATTGGTACTGGCTTTAACAAGAGAATCGGTTGCAGCTAACAGGACCAGTTCCAACATCAGAACTGTTCATAGACCCACATCACAGCAGGCTTCACTGCCACTCGAAGAACATGAAAGGGATGAAGACGAATGGCTTAGAGGAGATTTTCCAAGGGAGAGCAAAGCAGCTATATTGGGCATTTCCAATTTAGCAGAATGGGCTTCTGCATTTGCTTCTACCAATTCACTGCCCTGGGCTAATTCTGCACAATCGTGGAATTTTAATAGGCAGCAGCAGCAACAACAACACCAGCAACTAATGCAACAAAGCATTTCCCAACCTGTTTCCTCATTTGGAGGATTAGGTTGTCGAGCAACTCCTTCATCCATGGCGGCACCACCCGTGAGAATAAGGACTGCAATACCAGTATGTGCAGACCCTCCCCAACGAAGGTCTTGTTCAGAGTTTGTAGGCAATGATGCCAATTTGGTGCCTCCAACAATGCTTTCTGCCCCGGCAGTCCGAATTCGATCTGCAATACCAGTTTTCTCTGCTCCACCTCCTAGGAGGCCTTTACCACAAACACCAAATAGAATTtctgtggaggaagaagactccacACTGCAATTGCTCAATCGTCTTCGATTTTGA